The genomic segment NNNNNNNNNNNNNNNNNNNNNNNNNNNNNNNNNNNNNNNNNNNNNNNNNNNNNNNNNNNNNNNNNNNNNNNNNNAAAAGATATTATTAGTAAAGTCCATTGGAAAAGTCCGAAATCTgcctaacaaaaataaaacagtggTTCCATCTGTCTAGCAAAATATAAgttcaaagtataatatagttttaccgCATTCGCTTACTTTTTCATAAGATGGCGAAACGTATGAACTTGAAAATTGGAATTGAGGTTCCTctgtgatttttataaaatacgaatttaaNNNNNNNNNNNNNNNNNNNNNNNNNNNNNNNNNNNNNNNNNNNNNNNNNNNNNNNNNNNNNNNNNNNNNNNNNNNNNNNNNNNNNNNNNNNNNNNNNNNNTTTAAGTTTACTAGGAAATGATAGAGAcgattctgaatatattttttttcagctgtgatatccaagaataaaaatatcgaaaaaatatgatatttttgtatttatattattcattatgactctaacaataattggaatattcaaaatcacctcaaccattccctagtaaacttgttgatcaatcataatcggttttcaaaattaaaatctgaacccaattcttccagttttgtctagcttattggtctaaaagtcactttttttttattgactggTGCCCCCTACAGCCCccttaagatttattttatgatacggaatttaaatatattgaaaaacattataataaacaaaattaatgcttagattggtcaaatctacattagttttgatttttgacaaaacctgctgcagtCCCCTTAAACTATTTGTTCTAGAGCAAAAATAAAGTTTCATTCTACATTTATGGAGAAATTAGTAAAATGGGAATTAATTCaatacacataatttaatattaaccgTTTACATTTcagtaataaacattttaaatcaaatcaaaatataatttatagttgtacattgttttataatagtgtaatatacaTACTCAGTTTCATTTCTAAGGAAATCTGCAGCAAGAACAAAAGTACTGATCCAATCCgaatgtgttatatttgttGGAGATAAACTATTAACACGATTAAATAAATCCCAAGTTGCTTTACCAAAACCAGCAACAGTTTCTATACTGTCATAACAACTTCCTTCTGATGAGAGATGATTAATTGTATGAGATGACccaaacaatattaatgtaaaataatcttcacttttatttaatatctaaaatataatatgtaatattaacatttatatatatacctaatttataaattattttttacaaaaatgttatgataatatagattataatatgttacttttCTCTTTAAAATCATAGAGGCAcaataaatagatttttcaaaatacGTTATTCCATTTGAATCTCGCtgtttagaattttttccaATGTCAATTGCAAGTATTATTGCTTcctatgatacaaaataatataattattaataaatgattatcatGAAATATACAAAGATACATAATAACGAGCATAATAATAACTAGGGAGCGGATGTTTATgctccaaaaaatttaaaaatatgcatgcaattaagctctaaaaagtataaaaatatgcttagaatttattaaaaatatgcaccaataaaatttttatttaaatttatttggttaattaaaaattaaaaatatataggtataaaataaaaatatgaccaATCAAGTAAAAATTggacaaatatgcaaaaatatgcaaaattaaattggtaaatttgaattctttaggtgatgaaacaaatttctatctTGCTCCGCATTAATTtagatgttattataaaatatgataaatgcatAAACATCCGCTccctaatacaaaatattataattgttaattgattatcatgaaatatacaaagatacataataataaccttCTTGTACAGCTATGTACTTCGCATAAATTGAACAATATAGGTGCCTATTATTGAACAtgaacaacataatatgaaGGTTAGGTTAACTTAATTTGAACCGtaagcaatattttaaatacacccacataacaatatgttattacttattatattgatattaattggtTAACATAATTCAGCTCGGGGCATTAATGGGATATTCCTTTTAACAAAGGTGGGAATTAACTTAGTAAAAGCTAaggttaagttaataagttatatttttttttaactatttagttTAACTAGTTTAACTGGCAGTTTAATTGACTTAACTTTTCtcggtttatattttaaaaataatccatcaagttaaaaaatttGGACAATTTTggttttcatgtttttatacctattaatactaaaacaataataaaaataatccaatacatactataacaatacaaacatttctgttatttttattgataaaataattttgtaaataagtagatacataacattattttagtatattaaataggtatgcgtaatattaaatgtctttaaattgctatttgatataaaaaaaattaatatttgttaaattaattgagATGTGttgttatagtttaaatatttaataaccatGTAAAGTAAAGTTGGTATTTACACTGTACATTATGGTGAAAGTTCaatacaattgtttattataatttaggaaatAAGGCAGTCACTGTTTATGTGATccatatactaatttaaaaaagtaggttaactttttttaaactgagttaagttaatattttttttccatattaacttttatCTTATTGAACTTGAGTCCTCTTaacttaatttaagttaattattttcattaacctGCCTACCTTTGCCTATTAACACCCAATATTAACAAGGTAGGTATCCTAAGAAAAGCAGAGATGTGAATATAGGACATTTAGGAACCTTAATTTTAATCGACAAACTTCAGATATGAATGCCCTAGGATgtccaatttaaaataatatattctatagaaCATAATTCAATAACTGATAAATTGATCAGTTATGTTCAATTGATGTACCTatcctaaaaaattatatttaacaaaaccaGACTCTGGCCAAACATTGTATGTCCTGTATTCCTCTTATTCATATTGCCTTTCCGTGAACGACACCTAGGTATCTCTGCACTTTCCACAATACTAGCAAGATCTGTGACGTTCACAATCCTCTTATCACTCTCACTCTCGAACCATCCAACTTCACACACTTTTATCATTTCtaaattctattaatttttcttttactcTCAACAAAAATGCATTATTCTTCAGTAATTATTCTTCTTCAATTACACAGGCCTTCTAAtccattaaacaataattttgcaaaaatattctTACTTCACAAATTGATTGAGACAAATATTAAAAGACtacctagttaaataaaaaataaaaatttgctaaataatcaaaattttaaaattattttaattgctttAATTGGAACCTCATGTGTAGTATTTATGTAGTATGTTTATcgctttattaaaatatttaatattccatAGCTAAAATAGACATCCCTACGagattatataatagtaaataagtaaataagtcgAGTATTTAAAACCATTGCCCCGTGCCCTAGAGTCAACAGGTCATCAACATATTACTCTAAACATCTTTGacttagtaattatttatcagtaataaataaaaataataaattcgaatACCTACCTCATCCTGAACCACCTCACGATCCGCCATTGTAAATTAGTGTGTATAGAACTGCAGTACACTGGGTCTCGATTTGTGCACAAGTCGAGTAAGTAGGTGGTAAGGTATTTGCGTTAACTTCCAATGTAGGTTCTTCAGTACTTTACGTCACGAGATACCTATACAGTGTacgtattaggtataggtatgacAGGCGGTTCCAGTGAAATGTAGCGAGCGAGCCAGCAGTGAGGAATACGAAAAACTTTCAGGATACTGTGCCTAGTTGCGCTAGTGGTCGACGACGGTGGAGTGGTTCGATTACGCAATACTGGCCACCGGAGCCCGGACGGCGCGCTCGGCGTTTAATGGCGACGGCAATCGGCACACCGGAAAATAGCGTAAACGAAGTCTCGTCAACGACAAATGGCGGGGGTGCGGATACCGTGTGAATCGAGGGACAAGATAAACCGTAGCTAGCTATTATCGTCTATACTAGTCTATATTATGACCGTACAATCGattct from the Acyrthosiphon pisum isolate AL4f chromosome X, pea_aphid_22Mar2018_4r6ur, whole genome shotgun sequence genome contains:
- the LOC115035114 gene encoding uncharacterized protein LOC115035114, encoding MILKRKILNKSEDYFTLILFGSSHTINHLSSEGSCYDSIETVAGFGKATWDLFNRVNSLSPTNITHSDWISTFVLAADFLRNETEYVYYTIIKQCTTINYILI